From Venturia canescens isolate UGA chromosome 3, ASM1945775v1, whole genome shotgun sequence:
tttcctagggtatAGAgtatattacaaaaaaattcgtttgcaatttttttaaattaatgcaATTGAGTCAAAATTACTTAACTTTCAGAGGACGGAAAATTTTCAGTTCAaatagaaatatttcaaattgtgTAATTCATATATAAATCGATCGTATTCCTCAGGACGAGTCTCCGACCAAGTAAGTAGTCCCTAAAGGGATCAATGACGTCCTCTAAACGTTAAAggtaattttctcaattccctctgtatgcatacttgtgatccatccgttttgaagagccctgatttttatttcaatgaaaagtgatgggccggacaagtacttttaacacatatttaaatataatttgtaccgatccaatcgacgtcgaattttgtgaataattccAGGGGATTCTGAacgtctgagaaaaatcgattttcttataagtccttgccaccatagagtaacgaatgactttatCTTTGATGTaacttttttggatttgaacgctttttagaacaatttTATAATGTCGAAATTgcgaattactaataaaataattctcctccaattgatatcttTAATTTCAGTGCTTCACGTAACTCAGATAGTAACGTTTTTGATTTATTAGatctttctcaagttcctgatggttcCCGTAGGActgaatattccgaattaccattaaatacttgttataataaattttaatactgCACGTCacttcaatgaaaatttatctcAATTGAATTAGATGTTAAAACAAAATGAGGCTTCTGTTCCCAAATcgttttcaagcgcgattttttctttctcacgttttatttcaatttttttttcacttcacaaaataattacatatttccaattttttttaatataatgttttttcatgatttgaaattttttttctgaattattgtgttgaaattttctttgtatgaatttttttttacattttttgtgatatcatcaggaaacaagggaccatcaatgtatttgtcccaatctttttttcctcaggggaatttttgagatttcatTACTGTTCAAATTATAATCAATAAATGAATGTAGGAATGACAATTAAGATGGAAGTACGAAGTGAAACGTATTATTCCAACATGAAAATTCTATCGTCTGTGCTAAATGATATGGGTGGCTTAATCTGACATCAtcacaaaaacagattttttttgtttttcggatATCTCTTAAGCATTAGCCTGAGCGAGCtggcttttttaagaatacTTGGCTACGAGCCGCTAGAGCGGTTCTTGACATGAATAAGAATATGGCAAGGCTTGTTTGCATTCTGGGCGGGGAATTGTCGATGCGACTCTtgatatttgagttttattttgttttcgtaaatcGTTCAAAATACAAACTTATATAAATggaacgaaaactaacacttctcacgtaaagcatgtTCGAGtctctatacgattatgatgtcagccaatgaacatgtgaaataaatattatttaacatataagtcgataaGCAATGATAATAGAAtcatatgaattgaatgtaaacatttcgatggacaaagtgaaattcaagattttaggactggtttacctccttaatttttttgatccgaggaaaaccaaaaaacacctcgattatatttttttttctctgcaaaatggcgtttgttttattgaaatcggattgtaagtttttgttatacgaaaaaattctgaatattcgggggtggttcacccctttgcaccCTTTGCAggaagggtgcataagaagttggacgtGTCGTATAGGTTAattgacatgcagaacattttgcaatgggtttcgtttcgatcggttaagtgcttccatatgaaacactctaccagatgcaaaacatgcccaactttgggggttgatttcactcctaaaaaataagtatcggccgataaaaaaatacgtttttctttttttttgataagctacattctatgaaaagaatactaaaattggaagggaacagtgctcaaaacaaaatttgacattttaagaGTGTTTTaccctttcaatttttttgatccaagcgaaaccaaaaaaaaatcggctttattttttttttctacaaaatagcgtttgttttattaaaatcggattgtaagtttttgttacacgaaaaaatttcgaatattcgggggtggttcacccccttgcagtaagggtgcataaaaagttggacatgtcatatgggttatttgacatgccgaatattttgcaattggtttcgtttcgatcggttgagtgcttctatatgaaacactctaccagactcAAAACATGCCCAAATTTGGAGGTTGATTTCactccttaaaaataactttcagccgataaaaaaaaatacgtgtctcttattttttgatggaTTAtagcatagaaaaaaattatcaaaatcggaggcggacactaaagtacctttcttTATAAGTCGCTCGAGCGGGGCTGCGGAACGCGAGGGGGTACCCCCACCGCCGCGCCCGGGAGAACGGCCGTCGCCGCACTCTCGGCCGCGCGCAGTCGAGAGTAAATTACATGGATAACCGTGATGACAAAATCCCTGTTGGAGGTCAGTATTTTATCGAATCTCATAGCTGGAACCCTAGAGGAAAGCtatcgaatttgatttttgcaaaaatctcgATAACAACAACAGATATTTgcaaaaacgtaaaaatatcTATATCTTGGTCTGTAATAAAGTtattgggatttttttttttaattgttcgcTTTTCAAAAACGCATCGAATGATGcaagatttttccgaatatctTTGTAAGTTTGGTCAGAATTGCTATTTGTTTAtaagcaaaatttttaaaacgtcaaaaaacactatttattatcaacaaaaacgatttattttttccaaaaagtttGTGCATAGTCACACAaagctcctcgatttttttctacgctGTAAACCTTCATCGCCAAATTCTACGGCatgtcaaagttttttcgaagatCGCAAATTGTTGCTAAACTATATCTCACAGGTTAATAAATCTTGCACCATTCTCTTGAGCATTGAATTCACTACATCTTACATGAATTTCAAACCGATAACTCTACAAACAAACGATTGTAGcagcaaaaacaaagttgtgattttttgtctttatttGCAATTAACTGCTTAATTAACAATGATAGCGCATTTTTGTAAAAGACCTTCTATATAGGAGACATTAACTTTCATGTGTTAAGTTTTTCGTTCAGATGCGTTCCCTGAGctccaattaaaaaaaatcatttttttttgttttcaataactttttattGCAAAAGTGCAAGTCGGATTTGTTCGAATAGAACTTATGCTAAGGTGACTGGATTAATATATGTATCTAACACAGCCGTTGCCCTCTTTCTACCACCGCCagcttttcctctctcactgCCGCTGCCACTTCTCACTACACAATGTCTCTACGTCTACTCTTTCCACGCAGGAGTAACGCTTTTTCGTGACAGAAAAATCCTAAgactcattcttcttatcttatcaagagactcggtagagtctcgggacaagtacattgacagccctgtcgtctgctggcctgaggctctcgccgagagtgcactttctctgaataaaacgattcgcggtggtgggagtaaaattggcatgtcattttctttcattgcgaagctcatgagttatgtacggctttgaaatttgaacttttagctaaatttaattaagaagttctctgtcgaatgagcccaaaatcagcatgatcggtggcgtaatttctgagaaaaaactttgcacgggcttaagattatgcaaaagttgcTAATgcattcaggatttgacgtatctgtatacgcgtactccaaccgctacaaacatagaccccttggcccccatgatcaccaatccctggtgagagaaattttgttgcaatcaatgaagggtgagagaatttttgggccaatgacatttaataaaaatagcaaggaagtttggcggaaagctaaggagctcgagagctcgaaagcacttgaaagtcaccagccgaagtttcacgtcatgttgacgtttgggttTATGATGTTATAAAGTGcatgcgggaaaataaaaataattttcgcttcatctaacgaagtgcatattaatatttattttgttaaatcttgtggtatactaaaccagtataaaagcggccgcgtaaatgtagactgtgatctgtgtgtgaaaataaaaaggctGTGTCTACTCATCCGGAGGCCGGACGATTAAGCGACCgctattcgtccggatatttatcgaaaataagGCCATATTGTTTCTGTTTATACTTTCTTTGAATATAACGGTATAAAATgtacatatccggacgaataattacaagtgattcgtccggatatggaATACATAATGGTACAATATATCCCGACGAATAATCGTACGGTATTCATTCGGATATCTCGATCATGCTCATTGTCgtacatatccggacgaataattatccgtgattcgtccggatatggaAACATAATGGTACAATATATCCGGACGAACAGTCGTACAGTATTCATCCGGATATCTCGATTATGCTCGTTGTCgtacatatccggacgaataattacaagtgattcgtccggatatggaATACATAATGGTACAATATATCCAGACGAATAATCGTACGGTATTCATCCGGATATCTCGATTATGCTCATTGTCGTACATATCCGAATGAATAATCTTACGTAAATCGTCCGGATATTGAATGATACATAATGGTATTGTATCTTtctgtgcggaatcgttgggcgaGTTCGAAACGTATTTTCTTTGGAGTAAACTTTGTCTCTCTTGAACGTGGGACGAAATAattgtgttgaaaaattatagcgaaataatcgaaaatttgatgaagtgatgattcatttcaaattttaatagTCATTCTCGGGGggctcccccccccctctcgaGCCCCCGCTGGGGGCTACGTCCCCTGCGGCCCCCGTCGCCCACGTTCAAATCGCTTACGTGTGTTTAGCATCAAACGTAGTATGGGGGTGGACGTGGCTCAAAGCAGATTTCGATAAAACGTCCGCGCGCTGAAACGTTCCCACAACAATCCATCATCGCGCCAAAACGTACTGCTTCCAATAAAATTGTTTGTACGTATCCGGACGAACAACTTGCGGTTGTTCGTCCGGATATTTACAACATACTGATATTATAGTGTATGCGGACGAATACTCGCGAATAATTAATCTCGACatatattgaataaattaGTCTGGACGAATAATAGTAAATTAGTCTGGACGGATAAATTAGTACGTATCTGGACGAATAACCGCACGTTATTTGTCCGGATATCAACGACACATTATTATCGTGGTGTATCCGAAGGAATACTTACCGATTATTCATACggatatataatttattaTCATTTACGTAtacatttgaatgaataagAGCACGTAATTCGTCCGATTTAGTGATTTCCAATGATCTTTATATATATTCCGATGAATAATCATTTGAAataagtttgcaacgttggagtcgaacgaaatgatgcaAAAAAACACTAATGATTccaataattcttcaattttgttcTCTGCCCAATTtacaatttgtagtttttcaaaatacacCAATGATTAGctatataaaaaatacgtgaattacaaatgtttttttcgttcatttcgttgaactccaacattgcaaacttcagcatcttATTTTAACTGTTCACATTTCAAACTATTAATACAAACTTAAAGTATTGCACATAGATTTATAGCGGAAACATGCATCAGATggcagaaaatgaaaaaaattgattgaatattatgaaaatataatcGATGTTTTATTTACATTGTTTTTTAACGAAATCATTTCTTGACAATATATGCATTATATCTTTGACATAGAAAACATTTGTAGAATAAAATCTGGGAGCaaaataattaaagatagtacaataataataaatgctTTTTTAGATTGATGCCCAACTTTtaacgaattatttttaaataattcaataatagAGACAAAGTTAAAGATATTACATCTTTTTCTAAAAAACATGTGTAGAAAATACGCATTTCGGAGCTAATTAACATTTGGagcatttccaaatttcatgtGAATGAGGGAGCTCTTTCAATGACGCACAGGGCAGATGATACCATGCCAAACAATAATCGCATCCTACCGAATACTTGTTTTGTGACTCAGAAATGGATTCATCGATCGTGTCGTCCAAATCAATTTTACACGAAGCACATTAGAATCTtggattcgattttttttactgtaaTACCTGCTTTACAACTGCCCAAGTGtcttgagaaaaatattttttgatgaaatcaataTTAACAACGTCATCCGTAATAGAATCAGAAACTTTATCTGGTACgctttcaacaaatttttcttcgattatcTTACCATCGTGAACCGCTGACAAAGCCCTTTCTTCATCAATCAACCAACGAAGTATCAATATTGCTTTTTCTTTGCAtcccaattttttgaaagggatttttcTCGTTGCTGATGATTTCTTACATTTTTTGGATAACCCGATTACAGTTTTATCGAATCCTTTCGGACGACCTCTCCGCTTGACAGCGCAAGGAACTGCGATGTTagttaaattcaaatttcgataGCGGCAATCATTTTCGGTTGTCGACATGGCATCCGTACATTGTAAACTGTCTACATCGTTCATCACAGTCGgtataaaatttgatgaatgcGTTAATGTTTCTTCAACATCTTTTTCGGACCCTTCACCGTCTCTACTTTCTTCCGCcgaattttcaatatcttcgaGCCCAACCCATGATATTTCATCGCTAGGGATTTCGGACAAAGACTGATCAAAAATCATATCCGGCTGAACATCATTAAGTTCCGGCGTACTTGTGATTACAGATGGCTGCATCGGTACTAGTCCCGGGGAAAGATGAACGTCACGATTCTCAATCCAAGCTTGTTTTACTGAATTCGAGAATTTCAAACGATCTAAGAACTTCTGGCTAGTAACTTCACATCCCAGAGTGTTGAGTTGATTTGTGTCGACTCGGAGCATCCTGTAACGCTGATTTTCTGATGTGATCACACGTTTTGGAGGTTTTGAAGAAATTGTCGATGTTGAAAAGTCCTCAGTTTCCTCAACTTCCAACTGTCCACCTTTGAAAACACGTTGCGTATTGCAATAGTACTGCTTGGTCCACCGTTGATTGCAGATCGTGACGTCGTACAAATCTTCTTTCAATTGCTCTTTGACAGCAAATATGTGGCTAAAAAAGTTAATGCACCGGCAAATGACAAACAGTTCAAAGAACAAAAACACCATCAACTTTatgtcaaatgaaaaattaaaaaagaaatgaacgcAATAAAATATAAACCGGCACGGCAGCATCATCGAAACAAACGCTGGACATTCACAAGACTTCGAAGTCGCCACTACTCTCGACCTGCCTAATCGAAACTCAATTTGACCATCGTTCTCATGAATCATTACAAGCTTTCCGCGTCTGAAGCTATCCAACTCTTTCTTTACAAAATCATATGCAAATCTCGTCAAGTAATGACAATACGACGATTCTGCACTGTCTTCATCGAACGGAATTACCAAAGTTTTTTGGTAGTTATAAGCAGCTCTGAAGTCGCGCTCAGAATGCAAACACGCAActaacaaaaagaaattttcgacgAATTCTTCCAATGTGCTATATAACTTGACGACGCTTTTTAATTTTGCATTCAACGACTCAATCCTATTATTGGTCGTGTTTAAAAAGGCATATTGCATGAAGTCCCTTGACAAGGTCCATTCATTGCGAATATCgtgccaattttttttgaaatattccaATATCGCCGATGGTAGTTTCTTGCATTCGTCATAATATTCCATATACTCCGACTCCGTTGCTGAGTAGAGCattttttggaatatttttttttgctgcatCTCGTTGTTCTGGCGTAATTGCCAGTTTTTCACAACTGATCTCCCTATTAAAGGTTCGTAACGAAAAAGAACAAATGAGAACCTTGACGGATACAAATTCGCgcttaatcaagagactcggtagagtctcaggacaagtacattgacagccctgtcgtctgctggcccgaggctctcgccgagaccaGGGTTGCAAAATTTGTAATGAAAAAGTAATGCATCACTCATtactttttgaatttgtaatggaaatgaaatccaTCACTCattactttgaattttgtaatggaaaataattccatcactcattactttgaattttgtaatggaaaaaaattccttcactcattactttgaattttgtaatggaaaaaaattccatcactcattactttgaattttgtaatggaaaaaaattccatcactCATTACTATgaattttgtaaagtgaaaaatttttcttactCATCACATTGCATTTAGCAATGGTATCCAATTTGTTTCAGACATtgcagaacattttttaagtaAGGGTTTTTACCGTGGATCAAACTGACCCAATGGTCGTAATGACGTGTTACTCTGCTACCAGTCGGTGTAACGCTGTTCGTACCAGGAAAAAATGACCCGATGGCAGTTACTGCAACGTGTTACTGGACTACCTGTGCGTGTAATGCAGTGCGTGTAATGCATCCCTGGGTCGAAATGACCCAATGGTAGTAACGACGTGTAACTCGGCTATAAGTAGGTCTACCGCTATCTGCCAAGGGTCAAAATGACCCAATGACAAGGTGTTCCTGGACTACCTGTACGTGTAATGCAGTGGCCCCTGGGTCGAAATGACCCAATGGTTATAACAACATGTTACTGGGCCACCAGTACGTGTTCGCACTGAGTCAAAATGATCCAACGGAAGTAACAACGTGTTACTCGGCAACCAGAGCGTATAACGCTGTTCGCATCAGGTTAAAATGAGACATTGGCAGTATCTACATTTTACTCGGCTACCAGTCGGTCTAACATTATTTGTACCAAGTTAAAATGACCCAAAGGCTGTAACAACGTGTTACTGGGCTACCTGTACGTGTAACGCAGTGGCCCCTGAGTCAAAATGGCTCAAGTAACGACGTGTTCTTCGGTACCAGTGGGTGTAACGCTATATAAACTGGATCGAAATGACCCAATGGCTGACTCGACGACGGTAGGTGTAACGCTATCCGCCCCACGCAAACTTGTGGCACTATATCagtaataatataatattccaTTATAGTCACAGGTACGTGCCCGTGAATATACCAGAAacgttttcaaatgaaattaccttgaaaattttttccaactatATGCAATTTGGGACCATAAGGTAATGAACGCTCTTTTATAACTATTCTTAAACGAAATTCATAATTTAACGTGAATAATTATAGTCAAACATAGTGACGATCatattgatttttaaaaatttttgaaaaaaaagaagttgaaGTAGCTCTCAGTGACAATATTAGTCAAAATTACGACTagacaaaaatttatgaaatatattataatttttataagaACCGTATCTAAATTACTGTTATGAATTTTAACTAGTTTATGGAAATATTTTATgcataattttttgtaaataataatttatgagaATACCACTTGATGCAAACATCGGCCAACACACGCAGCATGGTCAGTTGTCGACGCCGAGTCAGACCCCGGTCTCATGTTCGCTGGGGCAGACGACAGCCATGTTCTTTCCGTAATTTGTATGCACTATCACCTTCTAATTATatttatccaaaaaaaaaaccctgaTCAAATCCAACTTTTCATATATCATTGGAAAGCTTAAGATTTTATCTTAAAGTAGTCTTATTTTCAGCATTACCGATTTGAGCATTATCGATGTTTGTAACtaaaatttattaacatgCGTAGTTGATGAACTTGTGAAGAATATCAACTGTTCTCTATTCATTAATAAAACAACTTAGGAGTGACAAGTACACGTCTTGAatgcgattattattattattttcaactagAATATGTAAACgtaatataatatgtaaaaatttgtcgaaacgTATTCCACTCGTGATTTTTTGccaactttattttttcttctctattgTTTAATAAAGATAAACCTGACTAagcttcaacatttttcggtaGATGTTTTGGCTTTTCGAAGAATTGTACGGCGCTGGAAAAAGAAAGCAAACCTGTAAAATCTCAATGTTACgtcgatggattttttttatattttcggcCACTCTAAgcgtttcaaataaaaaataaatagctCGTAATATTGACTATTTTCCGATTCATTACATAATGGAATCTCGAATGGGGCGAGCTTCGAGGAATTCATAAAGCAATTCAATTGTTCAAAATATATGATGTCGTGGCTATTGTAAGGAATTCATGAAATTGGTAGACTTTCGTATTCGATTCAATGAACAATTCTAAATAACGTTGAATTTTGATGGTTACCAATGATAACACCatcacacaaaaaaaagtggtcagtACTTTTGACTAGACCCATGTAATTCTATGTATTTTGACGCGCTGAATCAGAATTTGGGGCCAGTTCAGCGCCTACACCCACCAATTTTAAGTAAATTGCAAAAAACTACTAAAAATCCcaaataatcgcatttttgGGTATTCAAACATCCTTCTTGACCTATATAatgcatgattttcatgtaatttgatcCGCTGAATCAGAATTCGGAGCCAGTTCAGCACCTACACCCACCAATTTGGAGTAAATTGTGAAAAACCGCTAAAATGGTAaaataatcgcatttttgagtcaaacaaattttttcgatctatatcatgaatgatttttatgtaatttgatgcggtGAATTTaaatgcagagttattttagCATATACACCTTAACAATATTGAGTAAGTAACAAAACGCATTTTTAACcactaaaaatttgtttttacctttatcatgtaatttttatgtaatttgatgtgctgaattcgtatatattttcattaatttttttgatgtcGGAAAAGATGGACTACACGTACAGGTAGTCCAGTAACACGTTGTTACTGCCAGTGGGTCGTTTCGACTTGGTGCGAACAGCGTTACTCCGACTAGTAGGCAAGTAAAACGTGGATAGTTCTAATGGGTCATTCTGACCCGTCGCAAACAGCGTTACATGCACTGATGGCCGAGCAACACGTCGTTACTAGCATTGCATCATTTTGATCCGGTGCGAACAGCGTTACACGTATTGTTACAAGTTTTTACTGCCATTGGGTCGATTTGACCCGGCGTAAACAGCGCCATACGCACTGGTGGCCCGGAAACACGTCGTTTCTACCATTGGGTCATTTAAACCCAGGGACCACTGCATTACACGTGCAGGTAGTCCAGTAATACGTTGTAACTCCATCGGGTCATTTTGACTCGGTGCAAACAACGGTACACCGACTGGTAGCCGAGTATAACGTGGATAGTGCCAATGGGTCATTCTGACCCTTGGCAGATAGCGTTAGACCTACTGATAACCGAGTTACACGTCGTTACTACCATTGGGTTATTTTGACCCAGGAGTCACTGCATTACACGTACAGGCAGTCCAGTAACACGTTGTAACTGCTATCGGGTCATTTTGACCCGGTTCAAACAGCTTTATACCGATTGGTAGCCGAGCAACACGTCATTACGACCATTGGGTCAGTTTGACCCgcggtaaaaatgattatccttacttaaaaaatgtaatgCAATGTGTGAAGCAAATTTGATAccatttcaaaatgcaatgtgatgagaaagaaaaattttctacattacaaaattcaatgtaatgaatgatggaatttttttccattacaaaattcaatgtaatgaatgatggaatttttttccattacaaaattCATAGTAATGagtaatggaatttttttccattacaaaattcaaagtaatgagtgatggattttttttccattacaaaattcaaagtaatgagtgatggaatttttttccattacaaaattcaaagtaatgagtaatggattttttttccattaaaaaattcaatgtaaTGAGTAATGAAAATGGTAATGCATTACAAAAAGTAATGCATTACTTACAACCCtggccgagactatactttctctgaataaaacgattcgcggtggtgggggtaaaattggcatg
This genomic window contains:
- the LOC122408126 gene encoding uncharacterized protein is translated as MLRVDTNQLNTLGCEVTSQKFLDRLKFSNSVKQAWIENRDVHLSPGLVPMQPSVITSTPELNDVQPDMIFDQSLSEIPSDEISWVGLEDIENSAEESRDGEGSEKDVEETLTHSSNFIPTVMNDVDSLQCTDAMSTTENDCRYRNLNLTNIAVPCAVKRRGRPKGFDKTVIGLSKKCKKSSATRKIPFKKLGCKEKAILILRWLIDEERALSAVHDGKIIEEKFVESVPDKVSDSITDDVVNIDFIKKYFSQDTWAVVKQVLQ